The following proteins are co-located in the Seriola aureovittata isolate HTS-2021-v1 ecotype China chromosome 7, ASM2101889v1, whole genome shotgun sequence genome:
- the LOC130172213 gene encoding carcinoembryonic antigen-related cell adhesion molecule 5-like isoform X1 produces the protein MDILILLYIVSVAFTGATGQQVEVEPEVFSYPGQTVNLRCAFTDGTGINLSSVTWSYESKEGNMINIAVFQLNFDPHYPDSPVKGRVSFSPSPPNLDSSSIQISDVRMTDDGNYICSIFTFPAGNKEGTTSLVILERVSNVTVTASSTDLVEFSSVSLSCSSSGSSLSFLWLNGSSEVTASDRVQLTDGNTTLTIVSVTRYDQGPFRCHVFNAVSNDTSAPINLSISFGPENIHLTKSPSQDYYVEGSDISLMCSAVSRPAALFNWFLNRVPLSDTGRELRLINIKEDQSGNYSCQAFNNKTMRNETSQPSVISVLTRVSNVIVTASSTDLVEFSSVSLFCSSSGSSLSFLWLNGSSEVTASDRVQLTDGNSTLTIVSVTRYDQGPFRCHVFNPFSNDTSAPINLSISYGPENINLTLCPSQEYYVEGSDISLMCSAVSRPAALFNWFLNRVPLSDTGPELRLINIQESQSGNYSCQAFNNKTLSNQTSQPSVVSVLEPIVNASVTSSPNQPVEGNSVKLTCEAAGSVFARKWMKDGADLIQTGRVLSFQSLKKTDSGKYSCNISNPVSSVEAEYIMVVNYGPENVQIKGPSTISLNENLTLTCSAESTPTANFSWKLNETKILNNSAVLTKHITDLSDSGEYTCEAMNRITEKTSSAVHGLTVTQYQTVHPSCSTGCIVGIVIACCVVIVVCILLVLLYIKKKKKSPNRDTGTRTAGEGQNNAAYSGSQELNYADIRFFQNKNGGTVNLGLQNNTSEYAEVRVNNGLPAVSSPPTYDAHMQRRTAPAP, from the exons ATGGATATATTAATTTTACTGTACATTGTCTCTGTGGCCTTTACAG GAGCGACTGGTCAGCAAGTGGAGGTGGAGCCAGAGGTGTTTTCGTATCCTGGCCAGACAGTCAACCTACGCTGTGCCTTCACTGATGGCACTGGGATTAATCTCTCATCA GTCACATGGAGCTACGAGTCGAAGGAAGGGAACATGATCAACATCGCTGTGTTTCAGCTCAACTTTGATCCTCACTACCCCGACTCACCTGTGAAGGGCAGGGTCAGCTTCTCACCCAGTCCCCCAAACTTGGACAGCTCTTCCATCCAGATTAGTGATGTTAGGATGACTGATGACGGGAACTACATCTGCTCAATTTTTACCTTCCCAGCTGGCAACAAGGAGGGCACCACCTCTCTGGTCATACTGG AGCGAGTCTCCAATGTAACAGTAACTGCCAGCAGCACAGACCTGGTGGAGTTcagctctgtcagtctgtcctgctcctcctctggatcctccctctctttcctctggctGAACGGCAGCTCTGAGGTTACAGCCAGTGACAGAGTTCAGCTCACTGATGGAAACACCACTCTCACTATAGTCAGTGTGACTCGCTATGACCAGGGACCATTCAGGTGTCACGTGTTCAATGCTGTCAGTAATGACACCAGTGCTCCAATAAACCTCTCCATCAGCT TCGGCCCAGAAAATATCCATTTAACAAAATCCCCGTCTCAGGATTACTATGTGGAAGGGTCAGACATCAGCCTGATGTGCTCAGCTGTCTCCAGACCCGCTGCACTGTTTAACTGGTTCCTGAATAGAGTCCCGCTGTCTGATACTGGACGAGAGCTCAGACTTATAAACATTAAGGAGGATCAGAGTGGGAACTACAGTTGTCAGGCCTTTAACAACAAAACTATGAGAAATGAAACATCTCAACCTTCCGTCATCTCTGTCCTAA CGCGAGTCTCCAATGTAATAGTAACTGCCAGCAGCACAGACTTGGTGGAGTTcagctctgtcagtctgttctgctcctcctctggatcctccctctctttcctctggctGAACGGCAGCTCTGAGGTTACAGCCAGTGACAGAGTTCAGCTCACTGATGGAAACTCCACTCTCACTATAGTCAGTGTGACTCGCTATGACCAGGGACCATTCAGGTGTCATGTGTTCAACCCCTTCAGTAATGACACCAGTGCTCCAATAAACCTTTCCATAAGCT ATGGCCCAGAAAACATTAACCTGACACTGTGTCCATCACAAGAATACTATGTGGAAGGGTCAGACATCAGTCTGATGTGCTCAGCTGTCTCCAGACCCGCTGCACTGTTTAACTGGTTTCTGAATAGAGTCCCGCTGTCTGATACTGGACCAGAGCTCAGACTTATAAACATTCAGGAAAGTCAGAGTGGGAACTACAGCTGTCAGGCTTTTAACAACAAAACTCTGAGTAATCAAACATCCCAGCCCTCAGTTGTCTCTGTGCTGG AGCCAATAGTGAATGCCTCTGTCACATCATCACCAAACCAGCCAGTTGAGGGAAACTCTGTCAAGTTAACCTGTGAGGCTGCTGGCTCGGTCTTTGCCAGAAAGTGGATGAAGGATGGTGCAGATCTGATCCAGACTGGCAGAGTGCTGTCTTTTCAGTCTCtaaagaaaacagacagtggGAAATATTCCTGTAACATCAGCAACCCTGTCAGCAGTGTTGAAGCTGAATACATCATGGTTGTTAACT atggaccagaaaatgttcaaatcaaagGTCCAAGTACAATAAGTTTGAACGAGAACTTAACATTAACCTGCTCTGCTGAGTCCACACCAACTGCTAATTTCAGCTGGAAACTGAATGAGACGAAGATACTCAACAATTCTGCCGTGTTGACTAAACACATCACTGATCTTTCTGACAGCGGAGAGTACACCTGTGAAGCGATGAATAGAATAACTGAGAAAACATCATCTGCAGTACATGGACTGACTGTAACACAGTACCAGACAG TCCACCCAAGTTGTTCAACTGGTTGCATCGTTGGAATAGTAATCGCTTGTTGTGTCGTGATTGTAGTTTGTATTCTTCTGGTTCTTCTTTATATAAAAAA aaagaaaaaatcccCTAATAGAGACACCGGCACCAGAACAG CAGGTGAAGGCCAGAACAACGCAGCGTACTCAGGAAGTCAG GAGCTGAACTATGCAGACATCAGGTTTTTCCAGAACAAGAATGGTGGGACAGTCAATCTGGGGTTACAGAATAACACATCAGAATACGCTGAGGTCAGAGTGAACAACGGGCTTCCTGCAGTATCCTCCCCTCCTACCTATGATGCCCACATGCAGCGAAGGACAGCTCCTGCTCCTTAG
- the LOC130172213 gene encoding carcinoembryonic antigen-related cell adhesion molecule 1-like isoform X3 — protein sequence MDILILLYIVSVAFTGATGQQVEVEPEVFSYPGQTVNLRCAFTDGTGINLSSVTWSYESKEGNMINIAVFQLNFDPHYPDSPVKGRVSFSPSPPNLDSSSIQISDVRMTDDGNYICSIFTFPAGNKEGTTSLVILERVSNVTVTASSTDLVEFSSVSLSCSSSGSSLSFLWLNGSSEVTASDRVQLTDGNTTLTIVSVTRYDQGPFRCHVFNAVSNDTSAPINLSISFGPENIHLTKSPSQDYYVEGSDISLMCSAVSRPAALFNWFLNRVPLSDTGRELRLINIKEDQSGNYSCQAFNNKTMRNETSQPSVISVLKPIVNASVTSSPNQPVEGNSVKLTCEAAGSVFARKWMKDGADLIQTGRVLSFQSLKKTDSGKYSCNISNPVSSVEAEYIMVVNYGPENVQIKGPSTISLNENLTLTCSAESTPTANFSWKLNETKILNNSAVLTKHITDLSDSGEYTCEAMNRITEKTSSAVHGLTVTQYQTVHPSCSTGCIVGIVIACCVVIVVCILLVLLYIKKKKKSPNRDTGTRTAGEGQNNAAYSGSQELNYADIRFFQNKNGGTVNLGLQNNTSEYAEVRVNNGLPAVSSPPTYDAHMQRRTAPAP from the exons ATGGATATATTAATTTTACTGTACATTGTCTCTGTGGCCTTTACAG GAGCGACTGGTCAGCAAGTGGAGGTGGAGCCAGAGGTGTTTTCGTATCCTGGCCAGACAGTCAACCTACGCTGTGCCTTCACTGATGGCACTGGGATTAATCTCTCATCA GTCACATGGAGCTACGAGTCGAAGGAAGGGAACATGATCAACATCGCTGTGTTTCAGCTCAACTTTGATCCTCACTACCCCGACTCACCTGTGAAGGGCAGGGTCAGCTTCTCACCCAGTCCCCCAAACTTGGACAGCTCTTCCATCCAGATTAGTGATGTTAGGATGACTGATGACGGGAACTACATCTGCTCAATTTTTACCTTCCCAGCTGGCAACAAGGAGGGCACCACCTCTCTGGTCATACTGG AGCGAGTCTCCAATGTAACAGTAACTGCCAGCAGCACAGACCTGGTGGAGTTcagctctgtcagtctgtcctgctcctcctctggatcctccctctctttcctctggctGAACGGCAGCTCTGAGGTTACAGCCAGTGACAGAGTTCAGCTCACTGATGGAAACACCACTCTCACTATAGTCAGTGTGACTCGCTATGACCAGGGACCATTCAGGTGTCACGTGTTCAATGCTGTCAGTAATGACACCAGTGCTCCAATAAACCTCTCCATCAGCT TCGGCCCAGAAAATATCCATTTAACAAAATCCCCGTCTCAGGATTACTATGTGGAAGGGTCAGACATCAGCCTGATGTGCTCAGCTGTCTCCAGACCCGCTGCACTGTTTAACTGGTTCCTGAATAGAGTCCCGCTGTCTGATACTGGACGAGAGCTCAGACTTATAAACATTAAGGAGGATCAGAGTGGGAACTACAGTTGTCAGGCCTTTAACAACAAAACTATGAGAAATGAAACATCTCAACCTTCCGTCATCTCTGTCCTAA AGCCAATAGTGAATGCCTCTGTCACATCATCACCAAACCAGCCAGTTGAGGGAAACTCTGTCAAGTTAACCTGTGAGGCTGCTGGCTCGGTCTTTGCCAGAAAGTGGATGAAGGATGGTGCAGATCTGATCCAGACTGGCAGAGTGCTGTCTTTTCAGTCTCtaaagaaaacagacagtggGAAATATTCCTGTAACATCAGCAACCCTGTCAGCAGTGTTGAAGCTGAATACATCATGGTTGTTAACT atggaccagaaaatgttcaaatcaaagGTCCAAGTACAATAAGTTTGAACGAGAACTTAACATTAACCTGCTCTGCTGAGTCCACACCAACTGCTAATTTCAGCTGGAAACTGAATGAGACGAAGATACTCAACAATTCTGCCGTGTTGACTAAACACATCACTGATCTTTCTGACAGCGGAGAGTACACCTGTGAAGCGATGAATAGAATAACTGAGAAAACATCATCTGCAGTACATGGACTGACTGTAACACAGTACCAGACAG TCCACCCAAGTTGTTCAACTGGTTGCATCGTTGGAATAGTAATCGCTTGTTGTGTCGTGATTGTAGTTTGTATTCTTCTGGTTCTTCTTTATATAAAAAA aaagaaaaaatcccCTAATAGAGACACCGGCACCAGAACAG CAGGTGAAGGCCAGAACAACGCAGCGTACTCAGGAAGTCAG GAGCTGAACTATGCAGACATCAGGTTTTTCCAGAACAAGAATGGTGGGACAGTCAATCTGGGGTTACAGAATAACACATCAGAATACGCTGAGGTCAGAGTGAACAACGGGCTTCCTGCAGTATCCTCCCCTCCTACCTATGATGCCCACATGCAGCGAAGGACAGCTCCTGCTCCTTAG
- the LOC130172213 gene encoding carcinoembryonic antigen-related cell adhesion molecule 5-like isoform X2: MDILILLYIVSVAFTGATGQQVEVEPEVFSYPGQTVNLRCAFTDGTGINLSSVTWSYESKEGNMINIAVFQLNFDPHYPDSPVKGRVSFSPSPPNLDSSSIQISDVRMTDDGNYICSIFTFPAGNKEGTTSLVILERVSNVTVTASSTDLVEFSSVSLSCSSSGSSLSFLWLNGSSEVTASDRVQLTDGNTTLTIVSVTRYDQGPFRCHVFNAVSNDTSAPINLSISFGPENIHLTKSPSQDYYVEGSDISLMCSAVSRPAALFNWFLNRVPLSDTGRELRLINIKEDQSGNYSCQAFNNKTMRNETSQPSVISVLTRVSNVIVTASSTDLVEFSSVSLFCSSSGSSLSFLWLNGSSEVTASDRVQLTDGNSTLTIVSVTRYDQGPFRCHVFNPFSNDTSAPINLSISYGPENINLTLCPSQEYYVEGSDISLMCSAVSRPAALFNWFLNRVPLSDTGPELRLINIQESQSGNYSCQAFNNKTLSNQTSQPSVVSVLEPIVNASVTSSPNQPVEGNSVKLTCEAAGSVFARKWMKDGADLIQTGRVLSFQSLKKTDSGKYSCNISNPVSSVEAEYIMVVNYGPENVQIKGPSTISLNENLTLTCSAESTPTANFSWKLNETKILNNSAVLTKHITDLSDSGEYTCEAMNRITEKTSSAVHGLTVTQYQTVHPSCSTGCIVGIVIACCVVIVVCILLVLLYIKKKKKSPNRDTGTRTGEGQNNAAYSGSQELNYADIRFFQNKNGGTVNLGLQNNTSEYAEVRVNNGLPAVSSPPTYDAHMQRRTAPAP, translated from the exons ATGGATATATTAATTTTACTGTACATTGTCTCTGTGGCCTTTACAG GAGCGACTGGTCAGCAAGTGGAGGTGGAGCCAGAGGTGTTTTCGTATCCTGGCCAGACAGTCAACCTACGCTGTGCCTTCACTGATGGCACTGGGATTAATCTCTCATCA GTCACATGGAGCTACGAGTCGAAGGAAGGGAACATGATCAACATCGCTGTGTTTCAGCTCAACTTTGATCCTCACTACCCCGACTCACCTGTGAAGGGCAGGGTCAGCTTCTCACCCAGTCCCCCAAACTTGGACAGCTCTTCCATCCAGATTAGTGATGTTAGGATGACTGATGACGGGAACTACATCTGCTCAATTTTTACCTTCCCAGCTGGCAACAAGGAGGGCACCACCTCTCTGGTCATACTGG AGCGAGTCTCCAATGTAACAGTAACTGCCAGCAGCACAGACCTGGTGGAGTTcagctctgtcagtctgtcctgctcctcctctggatcctccctctctttcctctggctGAACGGCAGCTCTGAGGTTACAGCCAGTGACAGAGTTCAGCTCACTGATGGAAACACCACTCTCACTATAGTCAGTGTGACTCGCTATGACCAGGGACCATTCAGGTGTCACGTGTTCAATGCTGTCAGTAATGACACCAGTGCTCCAATAAACCTCTCCATCAGCT TCGGCCCAGAAAATATCCATTTAACAAAATCCCCGTCTCAGGATTACTATGTGGAAGGGTCAGACATCAGCCTGATGTGCTCAGCTGTCTCCAGACCCGCTGCACTGTTTAACTGGTTCCTGAATAGAGTCCCGCTGTCTGATACTGGACGAGAGCTCAGACTTATAAACATTAAGGAGGATCAGAGTGGGAACTACAGTTGTCAGGCCTTTAACAACAAAACTATGAGAAATGAAACATCTCAACCTTCCGTCATCTCTGTCCTAA CGCGAGTCTCCAATGTAATAGTAACTGCCAGCAGCACAGACTTGGTGGAGTTcagctctgtcagtctgttctgctcctcctctggatcctccctctctttcctctggctGAACGGCAGCTCTGAGGTTACAGCCAGTGACAGAGTTCAGCTCACTGATGGAAACTCCACTCTCACTATAGTCAGTGTGACTCGCTATGACCAGGGACCATTCAGGTGTCATGTGTTCAACCCCTTCAGTAATGACACCAGTGCTCCAATAAACCTTTCCATAAGCT ATGGCCCAGAAAACATTAACCTGACACTGTGTCCATCACAAGAATACTATGTGGAAGGGTCAGACATCAGTCTGATGTGCTCAGCTGTCTCCAGACCCGCTGCACTGTTTAACTGGTTTCTGAATAGAGTCCCGCTGTCTGATACTGGACCAGAGCTCAGACTTATAAACATTCAGGAAAGTCAGAGTGGGAACTACAGCTGTCAGGCTTTTAACAACAAAACTCTGAGTAATCAAACATCCCAGCCCTCAGTTGTCTCTGTGCTGG AGCCAATAGTGAATGCCTCTGTCACATCATCACCAAACCAGCCAGTTGAGGGAAACTCTGTCAAGTTAACCTGTGAGGCTGCTGGCTCGGTCTTTGCCAGAAAGTGGATGAAGGATGGTGCAGATCTGATCCAGACTGGCAGAGTGCTGTCTTTTCAGTCTCtaaagaaaacagacagtggGAAATATTCCTGTAACATCAGCAACCCTGTCAGCAGTGTTGAAGCTGAATACATCATGGTTGTTAACT atggaccagaaaatgttcaaatcaaagGTCCAAGTACAATAAGTTTGAACGAGAACTTAACATTAACCTGCTCTGCTGAGTCCACACCAACTGCTAATTTCAGCTGGAAACTGAATGAGACGAAGATACTCAACAATTCTGCCGTGTTGACTAAACACATCACTGATCTTTCTGACAGCGGAGAGTACACCTGTGAAGCGATGAATAGAATAACTGAGAAAACATCATCTGCAGTACATGGACTGACTGTAACACAGTACCAGACAG TCCACCCAAGTTGTTCAACTGGTTGCATCGTTGGAATAGTAATCGCTTGTTGTGTCGTGATTGTAGTTTGTATTCTTCTGGTTCTTCTTTATATAAAAAA aaagaaaaaatcccCTAATAGAGACACCGGCACCAGAACAG GTGAAGGCCAGAACAACGCAGCGTACTCAGGAAGTCAG GAGCTGAACTATGCAGACATCAGGTTTTTCCAGAACAAGAATGGTGGGACAGTCAATCTGGGGTTACAGAATAACACATCAGAATACGCTGAGGTCAGAGTGAACAACGGGCTTCCTGCAGTATCCTCCCCTCCTACCTATGATGCCCACATGCAGCGAAGGACAGCTCCTGCTCCTTAG